The proteins below come from a single Chrysoperla carnea chromosome 1, inChrCarn1.1, whole genome shotgun sequence genomic window:
- the LOC123305075 gene encoding uncharacterized protein LOC123305075: MASWKLCIGVLLTSTVVSLALPTTENVETGRAIHSRNAIQTENDLMDSIYADCLRKDSVSCIKYKLFSFVDKMLNQKDTFSVTEGVTVVKTATAEGEGAPRTVSADDTIESLILNRVQRFLETHTLKVDLKGSDVVNAVSSTGRALEDVVDSLTDSSEENGVVGEESRGKKKKAQKILGPLLAAVALKAAALLPLILGAIALIAGKALLIGKIALVLSAIIGLKKLLGGQQKHVTYEVVSHPHHTSSHVSHESVGGYSGGSGYSSDIGGYGGGASSGHGGWGRSIDAQDLAYRGQQPVVSQQQIQ; encoded by the coding sequence ATGGCATCTTGGAAGTTATGTATTGGAGTTTTATTAACATCAACGGTAGTGAGTTTAGCGTTACCAACAACCGAAAATGTTGAAACAGGACGTGCTATACATAGTCGCAATGCCATACAAACCGAAAACGATTTAATGGATAGTATATACGCGGATTGTTTACGTAAGGATTCAGTGTCatgtatcaaatataaattattttcatttgtggATAAAATGTTGAACCAAAAGGATACATTCAGTGTCACCGAAGGTGTCACCGTAGTAAAAACCGCAACCGCCGAAGGCGAAGGTGCACCACGTACTGTTAGTGCTGATGATACAATTGAATCCTTAATCTTAAATCGTGTACAACGCTTTTTGGAAACACACACCCTTAAAGTTGATTTGAAAGGCAGTGATGTAGTTAATGCAGTCAGTTCAACTGGTCGCGCTTTGGAAGATGTTGTTGATAGCTTAACTGACAGCAGCGAGGAAAACGGCGTTGTTGGAGAAGAAAGTCGTGGTAAAAAGAAGAAAGCACAAAAAATCTTAGGACCATTGTTGGCTGCTGTTGCATTGAAGGCTGCTGCCCTTCTTCCATTGATCTTAGGTGCCATTGCATTGATCGCTGGTAAAGCTTTACTTATCGGTAAAATTGCCTTGGTCTTATCAGCAATTATTGGACTTAAGAAATTATTGGGTGGACAACAAAAACACGTCACATACGAAGTTGTTTCACATCCTCACCACACTTCAAGCCATGTAAGCCATGAATCCGTTGGTGGATACAGTGGTGGTTCTGGATACTCAAGCGATATTGGAGGTTATGGAGGCGGTGCCAGTTCTGGCCATGGTGGTTGGGGACGATCAATTGATGCTCAAGATTTAGCGTACCGTGGACAACAACCTGTTGTATCACAGCAACAAATTCAATAG